Genomic window (Cellulosilyticum lentocellum DSM 5427):
AATACTTTAACCATTTTTTCATAATCATTTCCTCTTTAGAAATTATTTCTTATACACACGAATATTTACAGTCCTATCATCACCATTTACTTCAAAAATATAGCTTTCTGTATTAAAAGTTTTCTCTCCTATCTGGTCCCTAATACTTGATTTCTTTCTAGCAAAATCCATTATTTTCTTTGCTTCAGCTGGAGTCACTACTTGTTGTAAGATTTGCTCTGCCTCATCACACTGAATGCTATAATCCACTTGTGTCCCTTGTGTTACACATAAAATTATAGTTCCTCTAGATTTTACTGTATATAAATCTACTTGATTAGCCGTTCTAATTGATGATGAATCCCCTAGATTAGATACCACACAATCTGCAGTAATAGGTATTGTAAATGGTCCTGCTTCAAACACCTTCACCTCTGGAAGTGGTGCTTTTCCATTATCTATGTACACAATCCTTACCTTATTATCATATTTAACCGTTGCTCCTAAGGCTTCACTTACAAATCTTATTGGTACATAAGTTCTTGTTCCTTTTACAATGGCTGCTGTATCTAATTCTTTGACTTGTCCATTTACCATGATTTGCTTTGAATTGATCTTTAAAATAGCTACTTTATCTCCATCTATAATCGTTACTCTTTTTGCTGCTGCGTCCCACTCTACCTTCGCCCCTAACTGTTCACTTACAAATCTAACTGGTACTAATACTCTGCTATTACTATCCACATAAGGCTTTCCATCTGGAAAATATACTTGTGTTCCATTAACTCTTACTCGTATCTCTGATAGTGCAAATACTTGTGGTATACACATTACAAGCATCATTATCATTACTGTCCATTTTAGTATTCCTTTTTTCATTTAAATCTCCCCTATCTTTAGTTAATAATAATTCTTTACTCATATTCATCTTATTCTTTTATATATAGCTATCTTTGTCATATTCCTACTCTAAAAAGTATGGAGTGAAACATACTAAAATCCGAATAAAAGGATTACAATCTTGTAATCCTTTTATCTCCCCTTACTATTTACTTAATTGAGCAGCAATCTCTTGTTCTTCTTTTTCCTTAGCATCAGCTGTTGCTTTAACTTCAAGGCTAATGTTTGTTACACATTCAATAAGTTTCTTAACATTTGGCTCAATCTTATTATATTGATCTAGGAATTTCTTCCCAGAATCACCTTTCCACCAAGAAGATGTTTCTTCAATAAGTTTTTTAACTTGTTTCATTTGTTTGTCTAGCTCTTTTGCTTGATTATCAATACTAGTCGTCGTTTTTCTAGCTCTTGCGACGTCAAATTCCATCATTTCTGCCATGGTTAATTCCTCCCTTAATATGTACTCTTTTATTATTTAAATGATGCTGCAATTTTCTTTTCTGTTTGTTCTTTGATGTCAGCAATTTTCCCCAATTGAGTGCCAATATCTGTTACTAGCTTAGAAAGTTCTACTAAGCTTGGTGCAAACTTGGTGTACTGTGCATTAAATGCATCTTGTGAATCACCTTTCCAGTAGCTGTTTACATCTTTGATGTCTTTGTCTAAGTTACTTTTGATGCCGTCCACTTTTTTTGCTTCTGATTTTAACTTTGTTGACATAGTTTTTGCCTGTCCAACGCTAAACGTCATTTGCGCCATAATTAATCTCCCTTTTTAATTTAATTTTATATAGTCGCTAATTTCAGCGGTATATACTTGTTCTTGGTTATTAAA
Coding sequences:
- a CDS encoding WXG100 family type VII secretion target, giving the protein MAEMMEFDVARARKTTTSIDNQAKELDKQMKQVKKLIEETSSWWKGDSGKKFLDQYNKIEPNVKKLIECVTNISLEVKATADAKEKEEQEIAAQLSK
- a CDS encoding copper amine oxidase N-terminal domain-containing protein; translation: MKKGILKWTVMIMMLVMCIPQVFALSEIRVRVNGTQVYFPDGKPYVDSNSRVLVPVRFVSEQLGAKVEWDAAAKRVTIIDGDKVAILKINSKQIMVNGQVKELDTAAIVKGTRTYVPIRFVSEALGATVKYDNKVRIVYIDNGKAPLPEVKVFEAGPFTIPITADCVVSNLGDSSSIRTANQVDLYTVKSRGTIILCVTQGTQVDYSIQCDEAEQILQQVVTPAEAKKIMDFARKKSSIRDQIGEKTFNTESYIFEVNGDDRTVNIRVYKK
- a CDS encoding WXG100 family type VII secretion target, with translation MAQMTFSVGQAKTMSTKLKSEAKKVDGIKSNLDKDIKDVNSYWKGDSQDAFNAQYTKFAPSLVELSKLVTDIGTQLGKIADIKEQTEKKIAASFK